Proteins encoded in a region of the Quercus lobata isolate SW786 chromosome 8, ValleyOak3.0 Primary Assembly, whole genome shotgun sequence genome:
- the LOC115957117 gene encoding 26S proteasome regulatory subunit 8 homolog A-like, whose translation MKVEKDPDSTYDMIGGLNQQIKEIKEPVCTESGMFALWERRVDVTQEDFEMVVAKVHLERKYVVDIDKNIDITNITPSTRVALRNDSYVLHLILQSKVDPLVNLMKVEKVPDSTYDMIGGLDQQIKEIKEVCLVYPFTFCI comes from the exons ATGAAAGTTGAAAAGGATCCAGATTCCACATATGACATGATTGGCGGTCTTAACCagcaaattaaagagataaaggaG CCTGTGTGCACAGAATCTGGGATGTTTGCTCTGTGGGAGAGGAGGGTTGATGTAACACAAGAAGATTTTGAGATGGTAGTGGCAAAG GTTCATCTTGAACGGAAATATGTTGTTGACATTGATAAAAATATCGATATCACCAACATAACTCCATCAACAAGAGTTGCTCTCCGTAATGACAGTTATGTGCTTCATTTAATCTTGCAAAGCAAAGTTGATCCATTGGTCAACCTCATGAAAGTTGAAAAGGTTCCAGATTCCACATATGACATGATTGGCGGTCTTGACCagcaaattaaagagataaaggaGGTTTGCCTCGTGTACCCTTTTACTTTCTGCATTTAA